Proteins from one Cicer arietinum cultivar CDC Frontier isolate Library 1 chromosome 3, Cicar.CDCFrontier_v2.0, whole genome shotgun sequence genomic window:
- the LOC101501125 gene encoding uncharacterized protein, with protein sequence MSSETVVLKVKMSCQGCAGAVNRVLEKMEGVESFDIDLKEQKVTVKGNVKPQEVYETVSKSGKKTEFWADLENKFTETVTEAEPEHKSTETATKAELENKVKETATEAKNENKSTEIAQLSEAGVIASVELDNKPSENSIVASTEPENKSSEIDNVVA encoded by the exons ATGTCTTCTGAG ACTGTTGTCCTAAAAGTAAAAATGTCATGCCAAGGATGTGCTGGAGCAGTCAATAGGGTTTTGGAAAAAATGGAAG GTGTAGAATCATTTGACATTGATTTAAAGGAACAAAAGGTGACTGTTAAAGGAAATGTAAAACCACAAGAAGTTTATGAAACTGTTTCTAAGTCTGGAAAGAAAACTGAATTTTGGGCTGATCTTGAAAACAAGTTCACAGAAACTGTGACTGAAGCTGAACCTGAACATAAGTCTACAGAAACTGCAACTAAAGCTGAACTTGAAAACAAAGTCAAAGAAACTGCAACTGAAgctaaaaatgaaaacaaatccACAGAAATTGCACAACTTTCAGAAGCTGGAGTTATTGCCTCTGTTGAACTTGATAACAAGCCTTCAGAGAATTCTATTGTTGCCTCTACTGAGCCTGAAAACAAATCTTCTGAAATTGACAATGTTGTTGCTTAA